In Hevea brasiliensis isolate MT/VB/25A 57/8 chromosome 13, ASM3005281v1, whole genome shotgun sequence, a single genomic region encodes these proteins:
- the LOC110654336 gene encoding calcium-dependent protein kinase 10, with amino-acid sequence MGNCNACVRPDSSPDSKTHRTNHRRKKKSKERTPNPYAEESIQSPAAPIRVLKDVIPLSHRPQIGDKYILGRELGRGEFGITYLCTDRETKDALACKSISKRKLRTAVDIEDVRREVAIMSSLPDHPNVVKLKATYEDHENVHLVMELCEGGELFDRIVARGHYSERAAANVARTIAEVVRMCHENGVMHRDLKPENFLFSNKKENSVLKAIDFGLSVFFKPGDKFAEIVGSPYYMAPEVLRRNYGPEVDVWSAGVILYILLCGVPPFWAETEQGVALAILRGVIDFKREPWPQISDSAKSLVRHMLEPDPKKRLTAQQVLEHSWLQNANKAPNVPLGDIVRTRLKQFSLMNRFKKKALRVIAEHLSLEEVEVIRDMFTLMDTDNDGKVTFEELRAGLRKVGSQLAEPEIKMLMEVADVDGNGVLDYGEFVAVTIHLQKMENDEHFRRAFMFFDMDGSGYIELDELREALADESGETDNDVLNDIMREVDTDKDGCISYEEFVVMMKAGTDWRKASRQYSRERFKSLSLNLMKDGSLQLHDGFTGQSYAV; translated from the exons ATGGGAAACTGTAACGCCTGTGTGAGACCAGACTCCAGCCCTGACTCCAAGACGCACCGTACTAATCACAGACGCAAGAAGAAGTCTAAAGAGCGGACGCCCAATCCCTACGCTGAAGAATCTATCCAATCCCCGGCTGCTCCGATCCGGGTATTGAAAGACGTGATCCCACTCAGTCACCGGCCTCAGATCGGCGACAAGTACATCCTGGGGCGAGAACTCGGCCGGGGAGAATTCGGCATCACGTATTTGTGTACTGACCGAGAGACTAAAGATGCGTTGGCATGCAAGTCGATTTCCAAGCGAAAACTACGGACGGCGGTGGACATAGAGGACGTGAGAAGGGAAGTCGCGATTATGTCCAGTTTACCGGACCACCCGAATGTAGTGAAGCTGAAGGCGACTTACGAGGACCATGAAAACGTGCATTTGGTAATGGAGTTATGCGAGGGAGGGGAGCTTTTCGACAGGATAGTGGCCAGAGGGCATTACAGTGAGAGAGCGGCGGCAAATGTTGCCAGAACGATAGCTGAGGTTGTCAGGATGTGTCATGAGAATGGAGTTATGCATAGAGACTTGAAACCGGAGAATTTTCTGTTTTCTAATAAGAAGGAGAATTCCGTGCTTAAGGCTATTGATTTTGGACTCTCAGTATTTTTCAAGCCAG GGGATAAGTTTGCAGAGATTGTTGGGAGTCCGTATTACATGGCACCAGAAGTGTTGAGGCGTAATTATGGACCAGAGGTTGATGTGTGGAGTGCTGGAGTGAtactttatattttattatgtgGGGTTCCTCCGTTTTGGGCAG AGACTGAGCAGGGTGTTGCTTTGGCAATTTTGAGGGGAGTGATTGATTTTAAGAGAGAACCATGGCCTCAGATTTCAGACAGTGCTAAGAGTCTTGTTCGGCATATGTTGGAGCCAGATCCTAAAAAGCGCTTGACTGCTCAGCAAGTGCTTG AACATTCCTGGCTACAAAATGCAAACAAAGCTCCAAATGTCCCATTGGGGGACATTGTGAGAACAAGGCTCAAGCAATTTTCATTGATGAATAGATTTAAGAAGAAAGCATTGCGG GTAATTGCTGAACACCTATCCCTTGAAGAGGTTGAAGTAATCAGAGACATGTTTACATTGATGGACACGGACAATGATGGTAAAGTAACTTTTGAGGAACTAAGGGCTGGTCTTCGGAAGGTTGGTTCTCAACTGGCTGAACCAGAGATAAAGATGCTGATGGAAGTG GCTGATGTTGACGGAAATGGTGTACTGGACTATGGAGAGTTTGTAGCTGTAACAATTCATTTGCAGAAAATGGAGAATGATGAGCATTTCCGCAGGGCATTTATGTTTTTTGATATGGATGGTAGTGGATATATAGAATTAGATGAGCTACGAGAGGCCTTAGCAGATGAATCTGGTGAAACTGATAATGATGTGCTGAATGACATCATGCGTGAAGTTGACACTGACAAG GATGGATGCATCAGTTATGAAGAATTTGTTGTTATGATGAAAGCTGGAACTGACTGGAGAAAGGCATCTCGGCAGTATTCAAGGGAGAGATTCAAGAGTTTGAGCCTCAACCTGATGAAAGATGGTTCATTGCAGCTCCATGATGGGTTCACTGGCCAATCTTATGCTGTCTAA
- the LOC110654338 gene encoding uncharacterized protein LOC110654338: MGVDYYNMLKVNRNASDDDLKKAYKRLAMIWHPDKNPSAKRIEAEAKFKQISEAYDVLSDPQKRQIYDLYGEEALKSGLYPPPSSASSSSHYYQRQHTNPSFRFKPRDADDIYEEFFGSESRGGGGAGGGGGAGGGGGNNHGRYYFKSNTHYFGNGAEAKKAAPIENALPCSLEDLYKGAKKKMRISRIAYDASGKFQTLEEILTIDIKPGWKKGTKITFPEKGNQEPGIIPADLIFVVDEKLHPIYKRDGNDLVVNEEITLLEALTGKTLEFTTLDGRNLMIPLTDIVKPGAEVLVPNEGMPISREPGKKGNLRIKIDVRYPSRLTSEQKSELIRVLGGVLQ, encoded by the exons ATGGGCGTCGATTACTATAATATGCTCAAAGTTAATAGGAACGCCAGCGACGATGATCTCAAGAAGGCCTACAAGCGCCTCGCCATGATATGGCACCCGGACAAGAACCCGTCTGCTAAGAGGATTGAAGCCGAGGCTAAATTCAAGCAGATTTCTGAAGCTTATGATGTACTCAGCGACCCTCAGAAGCGGCAGATCTACGATTTATATGGTGAAGAGGCTTTGAAATCCGGCCTCTACCCGCCGCCTTCGTCTGCGTCTTCATCTAGTCATTATTATCAGAGGCAGCATACTAATCCCTCCTTCAGGTTCAAGCCTAGGGACGCTGATGATATATACGAGGAATTTTTTGGATCCGAGAGCAGAGGTGGTGGGGGTGCTGGCGGGGGAGGAGGAGCTGGCGGGGGAGGAGGGAATAATCATGGTAGGTATTATTTTAAGAGTAATACTCATTATTTCGGCAATGGAGCAGAGGCGAAAAAGGCTGCTCCCATTGAGAATGCGTTACCGTGTAGCTTGGAGGACCTATATAAGGGTGCTAAGAAGAAGATGCGGATTTCGAGAATTGCTTATGATGCTTCTGG TAAGTTTCAGACTCTTGAAGAAATACTGACCATTGATATAAAACCTGGTTGGAAGAAGGGTACGAAGATCACATTTCCTGAGAAGGGTAACCAGGAGCCTGGTATTATTCCTGCGGATCTTATTTTTGTGGTGGATGAGAAACTACACCCTATTTACAAGAGGGATGGTAATGATCTAGTAGTGAATGAGGAGATAACACTGCTGGAGGCCCTCACGGGTAAGACCCTTGAGTTTACTACACTTGATGGAAGGAATCTCATGATCCCACTAACAGATATTGTCAAACCTGGTGCCGAGGTGTTGGTCCCAAATGAAGGAATGCCAATTTCAAGAGAACCTGGAAAGAAGGGTAATTTGAGAATCAAGATTGATGTCAGGTACCCATCAAGGCTTACCTCAGAGCAGAAATCCGAGCTAATAAGAGTTTTGGGTGGAGTTTTACAATAA